Proteins from one Bombus affinis isolate iyBomAffi1 chromosome 1, iyBomAffi1.2, whole genome shotgun sequence genomic window:
- the LOC126914553 gene encoding hyccin isoform X1: MTESLINEWLVDCADVSSSELHTFATTLSQDNEIVRALYVLLEERSKYSQLMDTVCDQLYNFYRSRETELQRFTLQFLPTLVYIYLNSAAHGDIKNCRSVETLLIGLYNLEIVDKSGQQKAISFRLPSLAMLSIFHEPASLAPASLTESAVRRFEECNTKLVSWGPLQQVETLNAQNRLKVMTALLFIYNQQLGYISKFALEQLCKVATKLVTQGFMKPGHHQRSSYGSESSFVPRLLPRIPVSSQFLLEFLHAVYFAMYNDCWYLGTQAVDDIHNRACYETYPDVMLVTNAIRNSASTGPSGQPNDGPIGISVALSPATATATVSKSMITNASFRTKKLPDDIPIQETKEDSGGEGKSNLVSITEEESIEPNRGGSIRQSKDQKTASKITNFPVLGKKPREKDGKIAKNAHVSIPEKEKRLGSQATSKESIKGSSSMLNSESTEIDGNVNGCSARKKNNSVENNSVTVDNVSLIDGERLALGGEIDNTNMDTSVTLRTHNENESLTSSIQVSSV, translated from the exons atgacgGAAAGTTTAATAAATGAATGGCTAGTAGATTGTGCAGATGTGTCATCGTCAGAGCTCCATACTTTTGCCACTACTTTATCACAAGACAATGAAATAGTCAGAGCGCTTTATGTACTCTTGGAAGAACGTAGTAAATATAGTCAG TTAATGGATACAGTATGCGATCAGTTATACAATTTTTATCGCTCTCGAGAAACAGAATTGCAAAGGTTTACCTTGCAATTTTTGCCAACATTAGTATACATTTACTTGAATTCTGCAGCTCATGGTGACATTAAG AATTGTCGGTCTGTAGAAACACTACTAATTGGTTTGTATAATCTAGAAATAGTGGATAAATCTGGGCAACAAAAAGCAATTTCTTTTAGACTACCTTCACTTGCCATGCTTTCCATATTTCATGAG CCTGCAAGTTTGGCACCTGCTTCTTTAACTGAGAGTGCAGTACGCAGGTTTGAAGAATGTAATACGAAACTTGTTAGCTGGGGTCCACTGCAACAAGTTGAGACACTAAATGCTCAAAATAGATTAAAAGTTATGACTGCTCTTCTTTTTATCTATAATCAACAACTCGGTTATATAAGTAAATTTGCATTAGAGCAATTATGCAAAGTTGCTACCAA ACTTGTTACTCAAGGATTTATGAAGCCAGGACATCATCAACGATCCTCGTATGGAAGCGAGTCTAGTTTTGTTCCAAGACTTCTACCACGTATACCTGTATCAAGTCAATTTCTCCTTGAATTTTTGCATGCTGTATACTTTGCTAT GTATAATGACTGTTGGTATTTAGGAACACAAGCAGTAGACGATATTCATAATCGAGCATGTTATGAAACATATCCAGATGTTATGCTAGTCACAAATGCTATACGTAATTCTGCCAGTACTGGACCATCAG GACAACCTAATGACGGGCCAATTGGGATTAGTGTTGCATTATCGCCAGCTACTGCAACCGCTACGGTATCTAAATCGATGATCACAAATGCTTCGTTCCGGACCAAAAAGTTACCAG aTGACATACCAATTCAAGAAACAAAGGAAGATTCTGGAGGGGAAGGTAAAAGTAATCTTGTATCAATCACAGAAGAAGAATCGATAGAACCAAATAGAGGTGGTTCAATAAGACAATCGAAAGATCAAAAGACTGCGTCCAAAATCACGAATTTCCCGGTACTTGGAAAAAAGCCGCGAGAAAAGGATGGTAAAATAGCTAAGAATGCTCACGTTAGCATTcctgaaaaggaaaaaagacttgGATCTCAAGCGACTTCGAAGGAAAGTATTAAAGGTAGTTCCTCTATGTTAAATAGTGAATCAACAGAAATCGATGGAAATGTTAATGGGTGTTCAGCCAGGAAAAAGAATAATAGTGTAGAAAATAATTCAGTTACAGTAGACAATGTTTCTTTGATTGATGGTGAACGTCTTGCGTTAGGCGGAGAGATAGATAACACTAATATGGATACTTCTGTTACTTTAAGAACACATAATGAAAATGAATCGCTAACTTCGTCTATCCAAGTCAGTTCTGTTTAA
- the LOC126914553 gene encoding hyccin isoform X3: protein MTESLINEWLVDCADVSSSELHTFATTLSQDNEIVRALYVLLEERSKYSQLMDTVCDQLYNFYRSRETELQRFTLQFLPTLVYIYLNSAAHGDIKNCRSVETLLIGLYNLEIVDKSGQQKAISFRLPSLAMLSIFHEPASLAPASLTESAVRRFEECNTKLVSWGPLQQVETLNAQNRLKVMTALLFIYNQQLGYISKFALEQLCKVATKLVTQGFMKPGHHQRSSYGSESSFVPRLLPRIPVSSQFLLEFLHAVYFAMYNDCWYLGTQAVDDIHNRACYETYPDVMLVTNAIRNSASTGPSGQPNDGPIGISVALSPATATATVSKSMITNASFRTKKLPDDLDEKLFEDEVYATQLEKQPQPTVSNTTKRFPWHWKHSLPISSEEDTKIRKLSSSSMEFSRRGSTCSNQNSPIKSSPKRNLREHLKKNVFEKGEDHNMKKVRKEHKENTDLARDENKIGSSSHLYNVLEEQFLGEMVHESMENLYLEGNKSIGFHTTAALSTNT, encoded by the exons atgacgGAAAGTTTAATAAATGAATGGCTAGTAGATTGTGCAGATGTGTCATCGTCAGAGCTCCATACTTTTGCCACTACTTTATCACAAGACAATGAAATAGTCAGAGCGCTTTATGTACTCTTGGAAGAACGTAGTAAATATAGTCAG TTAATGGATACAGTATGCGATCAGTTATACAATTTTTATCGCTCTCGAGAAACAGAATTGCAAAGGTTTACCTTGCAATTTTTGCCAACATTAGTATACATTTACTTGAATTCTGCAGCTCATGGTGACATTAAG AATTGTCGGTCTGTAGAAACACTACTAATTGGTTTGTATAATCTAGAAATAGTGGATAAATCTGGGCAACAAAAAGCAATTTCTTTTAGACTACCTTCACTTGCCATGCTTTCCATATTTCATGAG CCTGCAAGTTTGGCACCTGCTTCTTTAACTGAGAGTGCAGTACGCAGGTTTGAAGAATGTAATACGAAACTTGTTAGCTGGGGTCCACTGCAACAAGTTGAGACACTAAATGCTCAAAATAGATTAAAAGTTATGACTGCTCTTCTTTTTATCTATAATCAACAACTCGGTTATATAAGTAAATTTGCATTAGAGCAATTATGCAAAGTTGCTACCAA ACTTGTTACTCAAGGATTTATGAAGCCAGGACATCATCAACGATCCTCGTATGGAAGCGAGTCTAGTTTTGTTCCAAGACTTCTACCACGTATACCTGTATCAAGTCAATTTCTCCTTGAATTTTTGCATGCTGTATACTTTGCTAT GTATAATGACTGTTGGTATTTAGGAACACAAGCAGTAGACGATATTCATAATCGAGCATGTTATGAAACATATCCAGATGTTATGCTAGTCACAAATGCTATACGTAATTCTGCCAGTACTGGACCATCAG GACAACCTAATGACGGGCCAATTGGGATTAGTGTTGCATTATCGCCAGCTACTGCAACCGCTACGGTATCTAAATCGATGATCACAAATGCTTCGTTCCGGACCAAAAAGTTACCAG ACGATCTGGATGAGAAGTTATTTGAAGATGAAGTGTACGCTACCCAACTTGAAAAGCAACCACAACCAACAGTATCTAACACTACGAAGAGGTTCCCTTGGCATTGGAAGCATTCACTTCCGATTTCAAGCGAAGAAGATACCAAAATAAGAAAACTCAGTTCTTCCTCAATGGAATTCTCTAGACGAGGAAGCACATGTAGCAATCAAAATTCCCCTATCAAATCCTCTCCTAAACGAAATCTAAGAGAACatttgaagaaaaatgtatttgagAAAGGTGAAGATCACAATATGAAAAAAGTGAGAAAAGAGCATAAAGAAAACACTGATTTAGCTCGTGACGAAAATAAAATTGGATCTAGTTCGCATTTGTATAATGTATTGGAGGAACAATTTCTAGGGGAAATGGTTCATGAATCAATGGAAAATTTGTATCTGGAAGGAAATAAATCAATTGGTTTTCATACGACTGCTGCCCTGTCAACAAATACATG a
- the LOC126914553 gene encoding hyccin isoform X2 — MTESLINEWLVDCADVSSSELHTFATTLSQDNEIVRALYVLLEERSKYSQLMDTVCDQLYNFYRSRETELQRFTLQFLPTLVYIYLNSAAHGDIKNCRSVETLLIGLYNLEIVDKSGQQKAISFRLPSLAMLSIFHEPASLAPASLTESAVRRFEECNTKLVSWGPLQQVETLNAQNRLKVMTALLFIYNQQLGYISKFALEQLCKVATKLVTQGFMKPGHHQRSSYGSESSFVPRLLPRIPVSSQFLLEFLHAVYFAMYNDCWYLGTQAVDDIHNRACYETYPDVMLVTNAIRNSASTGPSGQPNDGPIGISVALSPATATATVSKSMITNASFRTKKLPDDLDEKLFEDEVYATQLEKQPQPTVSNTTKRFPWHWKHSLPISSEEDTKIRKLSSSSMEFSRRGSTCSNQNSPIKSSPKRNLREHLKKNVFEKGEDHNMKKVRKEHKENTDLARDENKIGSSSHLYNVLEEQFLGEMVHESMENLYLEGNKSIGFHTTAALSTNTWY, encoded by the exons atgacgGAAAGTTTAATAAATGAATGGCTAGTAGATTGTGCAGATGTGTCATCGTCAGAGCTCCATACTTTTGCCACTACTTTATCACAAGACAATGAAATAGTCAGAGCGCTTTATGTACTCTTGGAAGAACGTAGTAAATATAGTCAG TTAATGGATACAGTATGCGATCAGTTATACAATTTTTATCGCTCTCGAGAAACAGAATTGCAAAGGTTTACCTTGCAATTTTTGCCAACATTAGTATACATTTACTTGAATTCTGCAGCTCATGGTGACATTAAG AATTGTCGGTCTGTAGAAACACTACTAATTGGTTTGTATAATCTAGAAATAGTGGATAAATCTGGGCAACAAAAAGCAATTTCTTTTAGACTACCTTCACTTGCCATGCTTTCCATATTTCATGAG CCTGCAAGTTTGGCACCTGCTTCTTTAACTGAGAGTGCAGTACGCAGGTTTGAAGAATGTAATACGAAACTTGTTAGCTGGGGTCCACTGCAACAAGTTGAGACACTAAATGCTCAAAATAGATTAAAAGTTATGACTGCTCTTCTTTTTATCTATAATCAACAACTCGGTTATATAAGTAAATTTGCATTAGAGCAATTATGCAAAGTTGCTACCAA ACTTGTTACTCAAGGATTTATGAAGCCAGGACATCATCAACGATCCTCGTATGGAAGCGAGTCTAGTTTTGTTCCAAGACTTCTACCACGTATACCTGTATCAAGTCAATTTCTCCTTGAATTTTTGCATGCTGTATACTTTGCTAT GTATAATGACTGTTGGTATTTAGGAACACAAGCAGTAGACGATATTCATAATCGAGCATGTTATGAAACATATCCAGATGTTATGCTAGTCACAAATGCTATACGTAATTCTGCCAGTACTGGACCATCAG GACAACCTAATGACGGGCCAATTGGGATTAGTGTTGCATTATCGCCAGCTACTGCAACCGCTACGGTATCTAAATCGATGATCACAAATGCTTCGTTCCGGACCAAAAAGTTACCAG ACGATCTGGATGAGAAGTTATTTGAAGATGAAGTGTACGCTACCCAACTTGAAAAGCAACCACAACCAACAGTATCTAACACTACGAAGAGGTTCCCTTGGCATTGGAAGCATTCACTTCCGATTTCAAGCGAAGAAGATACCAAAATAAGAAAACTCAGTTCTTCCTCAATGGAATTCTCTAGACGAGGAAGCACATGTAGCAATCAAAATTCCCCTATCAAATCCTCTCCTAAACGAAATCTAAGAGAACatttgaagaaaaatgtatttgagAAAGGTGAAGATCACAATATGAAAAAAGTGAGAAAAGAGCATAAAGAAAACACTGATTTAGCTCGTGACGAAAATAAAATTGGATCTAGTTCGCATTTGTATAATGTATTGGAGGAACAATTTCTAGGGGAAATGGTTCATGAATCAATGGAAAATTTGTATCTGGAAGGAAATAAATCAATTGGTTTTCATACGACTGCTGCCCTGTCAACAAATACATGGTACTAG
- the LOC126914553 gene encoding hyccin isoform X4, translating to MDTVCDQLYNFYRSRETELQRFTLQFLPTLVYIYLNSAAHGDIKNCRSVETLLIGLYNLEIVDKSGQQKAISFRLPSLAMLSIFHEPASLAPASLTESAVRRFEECNTKLVSWGPLQQVETLNAQNRLKVMTALLFIYNQQLGYISKFALEQLCKVATKLVTQGFMKPGHHQRSSYGSESSFVPRLLPRIPVSSQFLLEFLHAVYFAMYNDCWYLGTQAVDDIHNRACYETYPDVMLVTNAIRNSASTGPSGQPNDGPIGISVALSPATATATVSKSMITNASFRTKKLPDDIPIQETKEDSGGEGKSNLVSITEEESIEPNRGGSIRQSKDQKTASKITNFPVLGKKPREKDGKIAKNAHVSIPEKEKRLGSQATSKESIKGSSSMLNSESTEIDGNVNGCSARKKNNSVENNSVTVDNVSLIDGERLALGGEIDNTNMDTSVTLRTHNENESLTSSIQVSSV from the exons ATGGATACAGTATGCGATCAGTTATACAATTTTTATCGCTCTCGAGAAACAGAATTGCAAAGGTTTACCTTGCAATTTTTGCCAACATTAGTATACATTTACTTGAATTCTGCAGCTCATGGTGACATTAAG AATTGTCGGTCTGTAGAAACACTACTAATTGGTTTGTATAATCTAGAAATAGTGGATAAATCTGGGCAACAAAAAGCAATTTCTTTTAGACTACCTTCACTTGCCATGCTTTCCATATTTCATGAG CCTGCAAGTTTGGCACCTGCTTCTTTAACTGAGAGTGCAGTACGCAGGTTTGAAGAATGTAATACGAAACTTGTTAGCTGGGGTCCACTGCAACAAGTTGAGACACTAAATGCTCAAAATAGATTAAAAGTTATGACTGCTCTTCTTTTTATCTATAATCAACAACTCGGTTATATAAGTAAATTTGCATTAGAGCAATTATGCAAAGTTGCTACCAA ACTTGTTACTCAAGGATTTATGAAGCCAGGACATCATCAACGATCCTCGTATGGAAGCGAGTCTAGTTTTGTTCCAAGACTTCTACCACGTATACCTGTATCAAGTCAATTTCTCCTTGAATTTTTGCATGCTGTATACTTTGCTAT GTATAATGACTGTTGGTATTTAGGAACACAAGCAGTAGACGATATTCATAATCGAGCATGTTATGAAACATATCCAGATGTTATGCTAGTCACAAATGCTATACGTAATTCTGCCAGTACTGGACCATCAG GACAACCTAATGACGGGCCAATTGGGATTAGTGTTGCATTATCGCCAGCTACTGCAACCGCTACGGTATCTAAATCGATGATCACAAATGCTTCGTTCCGGACCAAAAAGTTACCAG aTGACATACCAATTCAAGAAACAAAGGAAGATTCTGGAGGGGAAGGTAAAAGTAATCTTGTATCAATCACAGAAGAAGAATCGATAGAACCAAATAGAGGTGGTTCAATAAGACAATCGAAAGATCAAAAGACTGCGTCCAAAATCACGAATTTCCCGGTACTTGGAAAAAAGCCGCGAGAAAAGGATGGTAAAATAGCTAAGAATGCTCACGTTAGCATTcctgaaaaggaaaaaagacttgGATCTCAAGCGACTTCGAAGGAAAGTATTAAAGGTAGTTCCTCTATGTTAAATAGTGAATCAACAGAAATCGATGGAAATGTTAATGGGTGTTCAGCCAGGAAAAAGAATAATAGTGTAGAAAATAATTCAGTTACAGTAGACAATGTTTCTTTGATTGATGGTGAACGTCTTGCGTTAGGCGGAGAGATAGATAACACTAATATGGATACTTCTGTTACTTTAAGAACACATAATGAAAATGAATCGCTAACTTCGTCTATCCAAGTCAGTTCTGTTTAA
- the LOC126914599 gene encoding uncharacterized protein LOC126914599: MDLDIEKIHSILTEANLPSSINDLKNPTEEFIVNLIDTFLRRFHIDVNAIDNATIEQRDIMSYCEDFTIIALINLHVVMVQICDRIYLKDLCITDITSPGSKRVRKQAKFLANFILYATNKESDIEDKVIEIQNRAKILHDMVEKKNEILQAINDKALHIAKQLSIKEKLIAEIQKLQSKREKNNKKQIELAAKITAAEEEKQKTVELCGTYKAQALKSNKTITELQSEIVKSPEGYQKRLSELEQQLSAKVKERETIQAAFQDKKCLIEQQKNELAFTQELLEKFTEVRDVHDRLKKIKVQEDTVKKQVDTLRTDVAESEKRLVIQKDHDKEDEINELQAQCDERLSPLRNLNTQLLSNKKLCKENLEKAQIQHNEDCLKLKKIQNMIKKLEDETAGLLKNYQDLYNNEMSNEKSLWKTWTIE, from the exons ATGGATTTAGATATAGAAAAGATTCATAGTATTTTAACTGAAGCTAATCTTCCGTCAAGCataaatgatttaaaaaatcCAACAGAAGAATTTATTGTAAACCTAATTGACACATTTCTAAGAAGGTTTCATATTGATGTTAATGCAATTGATAAT GCAACAATAGAACAACGGGACATAATGTCATACTGTGAAGATTTTACTATAATTGCACTCATAAATTTGCATGTTGTTATGGTTCAAATATgtgatagaatatatttaaaagatcTGTGTATTACAGATATTACTAGTCCAG GATCAAAAAGAGTACGGAAACAAGCAAAATTCCTTGCAAATTTCATATTGTACGCAACTAATAAAGAATCAGATATAGAAGATAAAGTTATTGAAATTCAGAACCGGGCAAAGATCTTACACGATATggtagaaaagaaaaatgaaatattgcaAGCTATAAATGACAAGGCATTGCATATAGCAAAACAACTATCAATaaaggaaaag CTTATTGCTGAAATTCAAAAGCTACAGTCTAAACGTGAgaagaataataaaaaacaaattgAATTAGCGGCAAAGATAACAGCTGCAGAAGAGGAAAAGCAAAAGACAGTGGAACTTTGTGGAACTTATAAAGCACAAGCATTAAAG tCAAATAAAACAATAACAGAATTGCAATCAGAAATTGTAAAATCTCCTGAAGGATATCAAAAGCGTTTAAGTGAATTAGAACAACAGCTAAGTGCTAAAGTCAAGGAACGTGAAACAATACAGGCAGCATTCCAGGATAAAAAATGTTTGATTGAACAACAAAAAAATGAATTGGCTTTTACTCAAGAACTATTGGAAAAGTTCACTGAAGTTCGAGATGTACACGATCGGTTAAA AAAAATAAAAGTACAAGAGGATACTGTAAAGAAACAAGTTGATACTCTCAGAACAGATGTTGCAGAATCTGAGAAAAGATTAGTAATTCAAAAGGATCATGATAAAGAAGATGAAATAAACGAACTTCAAGCACAGTGTGATGAACGTCTCTCTCCTTTACGTAATTTAAATACTCAATTATTAAG TAATAAGAAATTATGTaaagaaaatttagaaaaagcACAAATTCAACACAATGAAGATTGTTTAAAGCTAAAAAAGATACAGAATATGATAAAGAAATTGGAAGATGAAACTGCAGGACTTTTAAAAAATTACCAAGATTTATACAACaatgaaatgtcaaat GAAAAATCTTTATGGAAAACGTGGACAATAGAATAA
- the LOC126914592 gene encoding Golgi reassembly-stacking protein 2, translating to MGSSHSIQIPGGGTEGYHILRVQEGSPGQKAGLEAFFDFIVSIGNTRLNQDNDTLKELLRNGVDKKLTITVYSSKTQSVRQTVIVPSLTWGGQGLLGVSVRFCSFEGSNENVWHVLEVHPSSPAELAGLRPFTDYIIGADSVLHESEDIFTLIEAHESRPLKMYIYNTEDDSCREVTITPNHTWGGEGSLGCGIGYGYLHRIPIRNIQEHKSNNLYTSHVKATNPNPVTSSITQTEESNVIINVPPGFSIPPNYMSAQENVTKSEVETTSTTMVQNIHTSSVQTYTMPQLNPATIGGSTTTNSVSHVMPNQTVVNTTCNNDPIMSSSHQNTMPNIPGMPTTPPLPTFTTNATVLSKAIGVVGTRKDFTTAQSDISPPAQFNVPQSHVVTTPISLPGMPPITVSASMPQNSSFYPSVLQQNELIGVSTAPTFTVPPTTTQ from the exons ATGGGATCTTCTCATAGTATTCAAATACCAGGAGGTGGCACAGAAGGTTACCATATATTGAGG GTACAGGAAGGTTCTCCTGGTCAGAAAGCTGGACTGGAAGCATTCTTTGACTTTATTGTCTCTATTGGAAATACACGCTTG AATCAAGATAATGATACGTTAAAGGAGCTTCTCAGAAATGGTGTAGATAAAAAACTAACAATTACAGTATACAGCAGTAAAACACAATCTGTAAGACAAACTGTTATAGTACCTAGTCTCACATGGGGTGGACAGGGTCTCCTTGGTGTTAGTGTAAGGTTTTGTTCTTTTGAAGGTTCCAATGAAAATGTTTGGCATGTTCTT GAAGTGCATCCATCTTCTCCAGCTGAATTAGCAGGTCTACGTCCATTCACAGATTATATTATTGGTGCTGATTCAGTTTTACACGAATCTGAGGATATATTTACTTTAATAGAAGCACATGAATCACGACCTttgaaaatgtacatatataacacAGAAGATGATTCTTGTAGAGAAGTTACAATTACACCCAATCATACTTGGGGTGGAGAAGGAAG TTTGGGTTGTGGAATTGGTTATGGATATCTGCACAGAATACCCATTAGAAATATTCAAGAGCATAAATCAAATAATTTGTATACA TCTCATGTTAAAGCTACTAATCCAAATCCAGTTACGTCAAGCATTACTCAAACAGAAGAAAGTAATGTGATTATAAACGTACCACCAGGTTTCTCTATTCCACCGAATTACATGTCAGCACAAGAAAATGTTACAAAATCCGAAGTTGAAACTACTTCTACTACAATGGTGCAAAATATACACACATCGAGTGTACAAACATATACTATGCCTCAATTGAATCCTGCTACTATTGGAGGATCTACTACTACTAATTCTGTGTCCCATGTTATGCCTAATCAAACTGTTGTAAATACGACATGTA ATAATGATCCTATCATGTCATCATCACATCAAAATACAATGCCGAATATACCTGGTATGCCAACTACTCCACCTTTGCCAACTTTTACTACTAATGCGACAGTTTTAAGCAAAGCAATTGGTGTTGTCGGTACACGCAAAGATTTCACAACTGCACAGAGTGATATATCACCACCAGCACAGTTTAATGTGCCTCAATCTCACGTAGTAACGACGCCTATATCGTTACCCGGGATGCCACCTATTACCGTTAGTGCAAGTATGCCACAAAATTCTTCTTTCTATCCATCTGTTCTCCAGCAAAATGAATTGATTGGTGTTAGTACAGCTCCTACATTTACGGTGCCACCAACAACAACGCAGTAA
- the LOC126914960 gene encoding NADH dehydrogenase [ubiquinone] 1 beta subcomplex subunit 11, mitochondrial, producing MSILLRFIRSQGIKSGLTFLRPKENNICNRIHRSDVSVKNSEKESTYEVKKPWVSYGFYKDDQKADSQAMHVTFFISVSVALVFGALIIGYAPDPLLKDWAQREAYLQLRYREEHGLVPIDPNLIDPSKIKLPSEEELIDVEIII from the coding sequence ATGTCAATTTTACTACGATTCATCCGTTCTCAAGGAATTAAGAGCGGATTGACGTTTCTAAGGCCGAAAGAAAACAATATATGTAACAGAATACACCGAAGTGATGTATCAgttaaaaattctgaaaaagaaAGTACGTATGAGGTAAAAAAACCATGGGTCAGCTATGGATTTTATAAAGACGATCAAAAAGCTGATAGCCAAGCCATGCATGTAACATTCTTTATATCTGTATCCGTGGCTTTGGTGTTTGGTGCTCTTATAATTGGTTATGCACCAGACCCACTTCTAAAAGATTGGGCTCAACGAGAAGCATATTTGCAACTTCGTTACAGAGAAGAACATGGTTTAGTACCAATTGATCCAAATCTAATAGATCCATCAAAAATCAAGCTCCCAAGTGAAGAGGAATTAATTGatgttgaaataattatttaa
- the LOC126914853 gene encoding uncharacterized protein LOC126914853, which yields MNEIMTLKENHIKISDLQVKDLLQNQIKLIDHIKNKRNQDFSEDGIKITDLTSKITSMRDTLQSEKQTLEYKNHVLSKHIDHITELDAEKNKFLEECQQLELQRNKLKTCKRNIQDQELLDQGRRKYALYRELTGIRWDFGKLKENITGNIYKGVYIHHFSYSNEENTKDLNNLLWQEIYQSVIHNEHKNTYDKENTVQNK from the exons ATGAATGAAATAATGACGCTTAAGgaaaatcatataaaaatttCGGATTTACAAGTTAAGGATTTACTGCAGAATCAGATCAAGTTAATCGATCAtatcaaaaataaacgaaatcaAGACTTTAGCG aAGATGGAATAAAGATCACAGATTTAACATCAAAAATAACTTCTATGAGGGATACCCTTCAGTCCGAAAAACAAACATTGGAATATAAAAATCATGTTTTATCTAAGCACATAGACCACATA ACAGAGTTGGATgcagaaaaaaataaatttttggaAGAATGTCAACAATTGGAATTGCAAAGAAATAAACTTAAAACATGTAAACGAAACATACAGGATCAAGAATTACTAGATCAAGGAAG AAGAAAATATGCTTTATATAGAGAATTAACTGGGATACGATGGGATTTTGGAAAGCTTAAAGAGAATATTACAGGAA atATATATAAAGGGGTGTACATCCATCACTTTTCTTATTCAAATGAAGAAAATACAAAAGATTTGAATAATCTTTTATGGCAAGAGATATATCAATCTGTGATCCATAATGAACATAAAAACACATATGACAAGGAAAATACtgtacaaaataaataa
- the LOC126914789 gene encoding uncharacterized protein DDB_G0292186-like codes for MAMIEERFCRDDGDCSDKQYCYHVSERCVDYTQCNRYNRLENHEKKSRDPSQCGPCLPGYIAEKLGTGEMALFCRKTSAQRDISEVVKLDNTMIIYPVIGTFLFSIMAVFGILLFKRRRSKRQRNMIKPYDELGVMEPTAPPLENSPFIRCKEGSSPVPFNNNKILKDKNDLVRAVGFLPPNWVRTNSNYEYDMSNDNIDAIGQHPVSEPTDNRSNNLMPEQLAHEVTNGNLAGYEIEQVDNSLNTILVQANNPSSSNDSTQENNNNNNNNSSTSESSNAQNNRENIRISNILISQKISMNVNLLNDDC; via the exons ATG GCTATGATAGAGGAAAGATTTTGTCGTGATGATGGTGACTGTTCCGATAAACAATACTGCTATCATGTATCGGAACGGTGCGTTGATTATACCCAATGTAACAGGTATAATAGACTGGAAAATCATGAAAAAAAATCACGAGATCCCTCTCAATGCGGTCCCTGCCTACctgg CTATATCGCCGAAAAACTTGGTACAGGAGAAATGGCATTATTTTGTAGAAAAACCAGCGCTCAACGGGACATATCCG AAGTAGTAAAACTGGACAACACTATGATTATCTACCCAGTAATTGGAACATTCCTATTTAGTATAATGGCAGTTTTTGGTATATTACTTTTCAAAAGAC GAAGATCAAAGCGGCAAAGAAATATGATAAAACCGTACGATGAACTTGGCGTGATGGAACCGACGGCCCCGCCATTGGAAAATA GTCCTTTCATTAGATGCAAAGAAGGGTCATCTCCTGTACCatttaacaataataaaattttgaagGATAAGAATGATCTTGTGCGTGCAGTAGGTTTCCTACCTCCAAATTGGGTTCGTACGAATTCTAATTATGAATATGATATGAGTAATGACAACATAGATGCAATAGGACAACATCCTGTGTCTGAACCAACCGATAATCGATCTAATAATTTGATGCCAGA GCAACTAGCACATGAAGTTACAAATGGAAATTTAGCAGGATATGAAATCGAACAAGTGGATAATAGTTTGAACACAATTTTAGTTCAAGCAAATAATCCTTCTTCATCTAACGACTCGActcaagaaaataataataacaataataataatagttcaACATCAGAATCAAGTAATGCTCAAAATAATAGAGAAAATATACGGATATCAAACATTTTGATTTCTCAAAAAATATCTATGAACGTGAATCTATTGAATGACGATTGTTGA